The Engystomops pustulosus chromosome 3, aEngPut4.maternal, whole genome shotgun sequence region cccaggacacggctcttatctctaggaatacaacagggaaatgactggagaggtgaaggattcttaggatctatgtagtgatcagtgtctccccatacacaggattacacagtagtgaagaagtcgtctggtgagtgtgtgaccccccgtgtatcaggaggatggacccagagccccatcacccagcctccacctcattcactgatacatgagcagaagatcctagaacttacctccaggatcactgagctgctgagcggagagggaCAATTTCTGTATAAGGACGTCAAGATGGAgaaccaccagcccctcacatcaccaggtaagaggagaccttccctgattgtagaggagagtcagcgagattcccccatcatctgctcatcacatgtagacaatgtatcagtcactgtgttatgtcctatagatggatccagtaggagagatccaccagagagatgtccaaGTCCTAAAGATTACCAGGATATTAAAgaagaaccagagagatgtccaaGTTCTCCATATTCCCAGGAATGGCCAGAAATAAAGCAGGAGGTCCCACCCGATCATCAGGTAAGGAGAAGATCTTAGATGATATCTTGCAGAAAAACGACGGAAACATTTGTTTTACATATAAGGGAAGTTCAGTTAATGGAAaaaagtctctggcgggcacagccccaacgataccgccgacagcccaacgcgtgcccgactctccaggggcaggggtgatcacggcaggactttccagcggtgctcaatcaatatataaaagaggatatccatacataaacatagagaaagatgacggcactcaccggttccaaaagcaggaaaagcgtcctttattggtggggaaccatgcaggggggtaaacagacaggttccggcaacggggccgtttcacgcactgtggcgctttctcaagccggaAGTTCAGTTAATGGTTTGTAGTTTTATAGATTTGcctgaatataaaataatttttcaatGCTGCCTATTTACTGTATGTCATGTTTGATTCTTGCAGGAAAGTGATGGTGGATCGATAAGTGGAGTCTTAAACCCCTCATCAGTGTCAGTGGATGGTAAGAACAtctcatttagaattttttttctgaagCTTCTCCATCACATATTTACAACCAATGTTGCTTTGTCACGTTGCACAGTCGGATGACAAATGGATGAGTCTATGTAAAATGATGACGTAGAGAAGGGCCTCCATTTACCACTGCTATTTGATGGAAGTTTTCTTACATATTAGAAAACCATTGGTCAAACTACCGTACCACGCAGTGAGGGGATCTAAGCTGATAATTTGCAGTCCTTCATGATAACCAGTGGATAGGgtgaaaaaaaaccttcaaaaacatccatttttttttagtcCTATGAATGTCTACTCCGTCTCGTATTACTACTTCCACCTCTTTTGTCAGCTGCTTcaattttttcatttctattcggCTTGTAAACTCTTTTTGCCTTCATTGATATCTCATCTTTTTTGTTTACAAAGTAGCTCTTTGTTTGTCTCCTAGGTGTAGACGGAATGAGCGCCTTCCATGGACGCCTCTTGTCTCCCAAACCTGAAGTAGAAGATATCATCACCACACAAGATAATTCAATAACTCCCGTAATAACCAATCTACCCTCAAGTCTTCATAGTGGAGATCAATCCTTTGACAACCCAGACACAAcaaagagaactcacacaggagaaaagccgttctcatgttcagtatgtgggaaatgttttggaaAGAAATCAATTCTAAGGGAGCATCTACAAATTCACACGGGAGAGCGGCCGTTTTCATGTCCCGAATGCGGAAAATGTTTTCGAAAGAAATCAATGCTAAAGGAGCatctgagaactcacacgggggagaagctattttcgtgttcagaatgtgggaaaggttttcAGAAGAAATCCCGTCTTCAGAAGCATCAAATAATTCACACCGGAGAAAAACTGTTTTCATGTTTAAAATGTGGAAAGTCTTACAGACAAATTTCAGATCTTGTTGACCATCAGAAAGTTCACGCGGGCGAAGATCCATCGAaatgttctgaatgtggaaagTATTTTAATGAGAGATACAGGCTTAtcgaacatcagagaattcacacgggagagaagccattttcgtgtaCGGAATGTGGGAGCAGTTTTAGACAGAATTCAGCTTTTCTCAAACATAAGAAAACTCATGAAAAGAAGCCTCCGTGTGTGTGTTTCCAGTGTGGGCAGTATTTCAGACAGAGATATGATCTTTTGGAACATTTACAGATCCACGCAGGGGAGAATGCACGTTGATGTTTgaaatgttttaaaatgcaaaataaaacctaaaaaaagtgattaaaataaaGTGTGGTGAAAAAAGAGTCTGAACACGAGATGATGGTCAACACTTATGTGGGAAACATTTCATGGGTAGCCTTATATCTATGATAAAGTAGCCGACCATAGACATTTATTCACTACATTTATACCTACCAATTCTTACACATTATCACAGTATAATATCCAGCTCAACGGCCCtcacactgtacaatgccccctccacTCTCTTCCTCTGATTGTACCTGCTCACATATTGTGtcctcctccctgctcccacTCTCATTGTGACCGCTCCCTTTCTGCTCCCCTTTATCTTGAGGCCCCTTCCTTGCTCACCCTTTAATTGAGGCCCATTCCCTGCTCGCCCTCTCATTTGTGACCCCTCCCTTTCTGCTCCCCTTCTTCCCGTGGCACCTTTCTCTGCCCCCCACTGCCTCTTTCTCTTCCCTGTCTCATTATGGCCCCCCTCCTCTTCTCACTCATTGTGGCCCTCTTTAGCTCCCCCTTTTATTATAGCCCCCTTCTTTGCTCCCTCTGTCATTATGGCCCCTTTTCTTCTCCCCCTCTACTTGTGGCCCCTCCCTTTCTGCTCCCCTTCTTCTTGTGTTGCCTTTTCATTGAGGCCCACTCCCTGTTCCCCCGCTCATTGTGGCCCCCCCTTTCCCGTTATCTTGATGCCCCTTCCCTGCCCCCTCTGAGGCCCATTCCCTGCTCCCCCCTCTCATTGTGGCCCCTCCCTTTCGGCTCCCCTTCGTCTTGTGGCCCCTTCTCACTGAGGCTTACTCCATTCCTCCTCTCATTgtggcctcttctctgctccccttctcatTGAGGCTCCATTATTGATGGAGAAGTAAGATAAATAATAAAGACAAGAATGGGGTACCCATGACTGCAGGTCCATCATAACTACCGTCATTATCGCAGCATTATCGAGTCAACCGGGGAGATGAAAGTTTCCTCAGTTGCCCCTTTGAACCTTGTGATGCCATTGCAAAACAAACATACTATTGACTATTTCTGATTAATTAGGAAAGATTTGGAGCAATTCTGTGataaaaatccccccaaaaaatcaacTGAAACACTGGAAAATCTTTGAGAAGCCATAACTGGGCGGAGCTTGACTTGAGGGGGACCCCGTCCCAATCAGAACTTGAATCAGTAATTACATGCACATTAATACAGCCAATCACTTTTTAGATGACATTTGTGAGGAGACTGCCGATCCTCATCAACTGTTGTATCGGTGGCTTCTGGTTGCCTCTCGAAGAGACAATTCTCACAGTTCACCACTTCTGTCATGTGATTAGTGTTATCAAATACCCAATAACATATATAACAGTCACCAAATATATGACCTATGGTCATTAAGATGCTAAAGCAATAGGCTCCTATTCTTGGtgggctgaaggacctttgatgatgtcatggccaTGTGACCAGGGAGGGCGGAGCAACTAAAATTTACAGGGAAGTGCAGTGTTGTGTAGGAAGAGGCTTCGATCACTGAGGAAAGGTAATGACGAAACCGAGGAGGAGGCAAAAGGTATTTGTGAGtcgtttttgacattttttgacCTGGTTGTCACTATGTCCTTTATCATtcacagtttctgaaatactttaCTTCATATAAGATGATCTTCTGGGTTTGATTTCGCACTCCTTGTTTTATGTCCCTTAAGTGTAGGACTTAGCCTAAAACAATGGACCTTCCCATCAGTGAcccagcagggatggagcaggacagaaccatggctgcccggatcctggacctcaccctagagatcatctactggataactggagaggtgagagtctcccaggacacggctcttatctctaggaatacaacagggaaatgactggagaggtgaaggattcttaggatctatgtagtgatcagtgtctccccatacacaggattacacagtagtgaagaagtcgtctggtgagtgtgtgaccccccagagccccatcacccagcctccacctcattcactgatacatgagcagaagatcctagaacttacctccaggatcactgagctgctgagcggagaggtgagcgctgccgggaatgctgggacatgatataataacacaagggagggctccgggggatgactgtgtcattgtgtgtgtcaggttcctataagatgtcaggatgtggctgtctatttctccatggaggagtgggagtatgtagaaggacacaaggacctgtacaaggaggtcatgatggaggaccaccagcccctcacatcaccaggtaagaggagaccttccctgattgtagaggagagtcagccagattcccccatcatctgctcatcacatgtagacaatgtatcagtcactgtgttatttcctatagatggatccagtaggagagatccaccagagagatgtccccgtcctccagATCCCCAGGACTGGCCAGGAATAAAGCAGGAGGTCCCACCCGATCATCAGGTAGGAGAAGCTGAGATTTCTGCAAATCCTTCCGGATAGGATTAAATCATTTCATGCATCAGAAGGACTGAATCTTTTGTGTTGATGTGTAAAATACTTGGTTGAATGTTTGTTGTATGAATAAGACTTGAGGAGATCCTTAATTTTTAAGGGCCGATTGGTTTATGGTTTGTAGTTCTATAGAGCTGcctgaatatataatttttttgttttcattgccTATGTGTAATTTTTGCAGGAAAGTGATAATGGATCAACAAATGGACCATTAAACCCTTCATCAGTGTCAGTGGATGGTAAGAGCTAAGATTTATTCTTCATTTATTTGTTGATATATTGGAAGGATGTTTAGGATAACCTGTAAAccgcttttaccccactaaactactcacCCCCTCAGATAAGGGATGAAATGTCCGTTCTAGTATTTcatcttttatgttaaaactcaTTCATGTAAATGAGCATAGATGAGAACCTCTAGATTCAGCTGAACTTCGGAAGAAAGTTTTACGAAAGAAACTTAAAACTAAATTTAAACCACATTAGAGTCAATGGAAACCATACtgacccaaaaatggctgtaaaatgggggcCGTAAGGGGAAGAGGTCTGCAAAATGAGGGTAATAACAGTCAAAAATGgttctaaaaatggtagcagaaaaaaaaacaatgcggTGAGGACTCGGTGGAAGAAGATCCAAGGAATGATGACGACGACTCAGAGCTAACGTGGATCAGAGGCAGCGAGAATTCAGAGAAAGAGATGATGGTCATGAAGCCCCAGGTAGTTAGCAGAAGATTGAGTGCACAGAGGCTCAACAAGAGGACTCCATGGCAACTATTTCAAACGATCTTCAGAAAACAAAAACGTGTCAGCATTTGGtgtatgaccaggcacctgcaAACAAAGCATGACCAGCAATGGATGACCAAATGTAACATGAAAACACCTGAGGGTCCCTCTACTGCTTTGGTTGTCTCATCCTCTACCACAGCCTCCCAAGTGACGATGCCACCTGTCTGACCGCAAAGGAAGGATTTGGCACCACCGCCATCACCAAGCCTTTCCACTACGTCCTAGAGAAGTGTTCAGCTTTCTACCCACGCTAAACAATGTAGAAAAAGTGGAAGTTTTGCACATCTCACTCTCAAGCTCTGATCCTGGCTATGGTGTCGGCCGTACCGCAATAAGTCATTCCAAGCTGCCACTAGTTTTCTTGGCAGGTCATCCCCAAACTGCAATAACAGGTTGTGGGTAAAATAAAGTGTGCACTGTGCAAGGTGCATATCACATCTGATATATGGACAAGTCCAGGCAACCCTGATGATCTACGATCAGTCAAATCTGCTGTTTAAGATAATGTAGAGACTTAGCTTACCGTCTCAAGCTATGTTTAGTTACCTACAAATTAAATCCTTTCTCTCCTCCCTATATGGTTCATTGACAGTATCTATACCCACAGACTTTGAGCGACTTTGTAAGTTGAACACATCCACAGCAGGGCTCATCTCCACAATCTACAGAATACTAATAAACCCCAATCCAACAGAAATACCGAAACATACCTATATGAGGAAATGGGATCTTTCTTGGGCAGAGAACTGCCATTGGAAACATGGCAACAAGTATGGGATAGGGCAGCGAAGACGTCACAGTGCGTCCAGTACAAGGAAAATCAGTATAAATTACTAATGTTATGGTACCACACACCTGCACTACTGCATCGAGTTTATCCCGACTCACCTGATACTTGCTGGCGGTGTGGGGCAGGGGGGGCTGATGTGCCACATATATTTTGGCTATGTCCAGTTATACAACCTTACTGGTCCACCGTTACGAGTATTTTATCCTCGGTTCTCAAATATCAGATACCCACGGACCCCAGTGTATGTTTACTGAATCTCTACCCGGCAGGACTGCGTAAACACTCATCTAGGCTGCTACTGCACCTCCTCACTGCAGCAAAATGCCTAATTTCCGCGAAGTGGAAAAAACCCACAGCACCTTCTAGAGTGGAGCTCTGTACTCGTATACAAGAGACTCGAACTATGGAATATCTCACTTCACTCCTGCAGAATAAGATAGATACCTTTAATGGCATCTGGGCTCCGTGGGATGACTATTGGACGGGGCGGAATGTCTGTTAGGAAACAGCTTCCATGACAGGAAGCACCCACCACTCAGCTAGTTCGGATATCAAACCTCACCTCTCTCCACCTTGTGTCTTGTCTTGTGTCAAATTCCCCCATTGGTTAATTTACTCTGTTCTCTCTTTAGGGAGTTGTTTCTTATGTTCTCCTAATGTTATGGTTCCTGGGGATTCCCCCCTTTACTGTATAAATGAATCTTGGTAGGTTGGCAAGACCTACTCTCATTACTATGTTTGAAAACAGATGTATTAATAATGTATCCCAATTGTAGACTATGTAACATTCTCTACTGTTGTATAAgcatggaaaaaatgaaaaaacctaataaaaacacagttatacaaaaaaaaaaaaagataatgtagAGACTGCAGCTCCTGAGGCCGAGGTTGAGGTCTCAAAGGCATCCGATACAGAACTGTGTCCATCTCCTGTCAAAGAGAATGGTCCAAGAGAGAAAGAGATTGCCACCACCGCCGGCTACCTAAAACTGCTTGTTGCCGATTACTAAATACTACTATTTTATATAAGTGGTAGTTTTTGGGTTGGGTGGATCTGACTGATCTGTTAAGGTTGTGTTTATTTTGATTAATAACCAGTTGTTTTTACTGTTCTCACTTCGGAGACTTCGAAAAGAATGTAACAACCTCCTCCATCAGCAGCAATGAGACTCGCGGACCTTACAGTTAAATACCTTAAGGGACATTTACTATCAGGTCAGGACATCTACTTTCAGATTGACTATTTAGCAGTTCATCTTCTAGGAACTTCCTTTATAACAGAACCATTCAcgattataataaaagaagttgcTAGAAGACAAAATTCTAAGGAGCTTGTAAGTAGCACAAGTCTACCATCAGTCAATTTGATCGTAGAGGTCctgacctgatggtagatgtcctttaaaaattgGAAATTTGAGGCTTTGTACGTTTTGATTTCGATGTAATAGTGACCTCACTATTGGATGTCTACTGTGAAAAACCCTTCTAAAACATTATAACAATTTTTAGTCCTATGAATGTCTACTCAGTCTAGTACCACTACTTCCACTTCCACCATTTTCTTGTCTTTATAGATATGAGATTTTCTATGTTTAGTAAAGTAGCATTTTGTTGTTTGTCTTCTAGGTGCAGAGGTAAAGAGAGAATTCAATGGACACCTCTTATCTCCAAAACATGAAGAAGATGAAAATATTACCACCCAAGAGAATTCAATATCTTCTCATCCACCCTCAGTTCTTCACAGTGGAGATCAATCCACTGATAATGAAGACACAacacagagaactcacacagaagagaagccatttccatgttctGAATGTGACAAATGCTTCGGAAAGAAATCAGCTCTTGCGCAACATATAAGAACTCACGCGGTGGAAAAGCCGTTctcgtgttcagaatgtggcaaatgttttggaAAGAAATCAACTCTAACGGGGCAtctaagaattcacacaggagaaaaaCCATATTCATGTCCAGAATGCGGGAGATGTTTCGGAAAGAAATCAAGTCTAACGGAACATctaagaattcacacgggggagaagccgttttcgtgctcagaatgtgggaaatgtttttaccAGAAATCACGACTTCAGAAGCATCAAACAATTCACACCGgggaaaaaatgttttcatgttcggaatgtgggaaatctttCAGACATAACTGGGATCTTGTTaaccatcagaaaattcacacgggggaggaTCCATTTAAATGTTCTGACTGTGGAAGGTATTTTAATCAGAAATTTAGCCTTATGgagcatcagagaattcacacaggagagaagccattctcgTGTACGGAATGTGGGAGAAGTTTTCGGCAGAATTCAACTTTTCTTAAACATAAGAAAAGACATGCAAACAAGCTCTCATGTGTATGTATCCAATGTGGGCAGTATTTCAGGCAGAAATATGATCTCATGGAACATCTACAAGTTCATGCCGGGGAGGTTCCACTTTGACATTTGACCTGGCTTTTAAATACACACTGcgaaataaaactgaaaaaaaacaaatggtggTTAAAATAAAGTGTCTTAGAAACATTGCAGAGATAACATTATTTCTGTGATGTGACTACTAGAAGTCTTCTTCTTTCCCTGACCTGCTCTCCAACCTCTCTGCACTgaactgatgagatgcaaagagATTGAAACATCCCTGTCTATAGCCGGGAGTCTGattcttctggaatagatctactggattggctttaatcccacatcatgtcattaggcttcctgaaagtcatgcttgatgttaagaggactgctttacaaggtagccaagaggcaatgttttcctggaaaatgtattttcatatttcTCAGAATCCCCTAGCAGAGCATAAGCGCCTGTAAGTCATCACATGCCTTTAGAAGCagcccttaaaagggttgtccgataGTTTTTAAAATTCGGGAGGCAGGCCagggggatttttaaaaaaacaaaagctgtACTCGCCCCTTCCATCGTTACCCGTATCCTGTGCTGCGATCTCGCTGACTGGATGGAAGCTTAAGCCAAACAGGGACAGGGATTGGCGAGACGGCGAAGCAGGACACCATGAGcgacagaggaggtgagtacagctttgtttTCCCCATTGTGGGGTGTGTGAATTGGTGCGAACATCTGGAGTTTCCCCACACAGTGCTTACTGCTAAATAATCCCCCATGCAGGGAGAGGAACAACATTCTGTTAAGGGCAAGTTAGTGGACCTGGAATGGGCTTCCTGTATGCTCAGGCTGAGAtctgaagagacactgagctgtcagtcaaaagaagtAGGCGGGGCTCACTGACAGCCTGgagaaaaagtgactcttcttttCAGAGTTGACACTTTGTCTACTCATTTACATATCAGAAAAATTACtacaattaaggtacagtgcctcattggcagataattttaggtgatatgtggaggacttttaacccgtTACCAGTAGGTATTATCAgtgaaaattctggtgacagatcTTCTTTCATGGCAAagtctccttaaaggaaatctatcattagaTTTCGCTTGCCACCGGTCCCCCGCAGGTCTTAGAGGTCATCTTACCCTATCTACTCCTTGCAGCGCACAGCCAGACATCTCGGACTTTGTTAGGAAAATTTTGTTCGCTATCAATAGAGGTTCCAGAGTCACCTCTATGAAGATCCAGATAAGTATGTTTATTGCTTGTATACACAGAGGCAAGTACCCATCACCACATGATGATtaggatattggggcagatttatctagtgtctgaaagtcagaatatttctagttgcccatggcaaccaatcacagctcagctttcattttaccagtgctcatgaatattttaaaggggagctgtgattggttgccatgggcaactagaaatattctgactttctgacacttgataaatctgccccagtgacttaAAACATGAAAAAGACATATGGGGAAATTCATTATCTCCCTTTCCCCGCCAGTTTCCTGGCTTCTCCGACCTGCACTCCTCTTTGGGCATGGCAGGGAATGCGGTGGGCAGGGATGTGAACATCTGGCCCATCTGACCGGATTTACTAAGAGCACGGAGCCTCTTGGTAGATATGAGCGCCGGAACGAGATGAAACATCTTAATTAGCGAGAATGAGAACTACAAGATAAAGCACTGGCTTATGATCTCATCGTCCTTGGTAGATATAAACGTACTGGATAAaatagcacttccccctcccactgtgcgcgattacagtaggcagaggaagggggagacagtgttacagcctgtgaagataccgcacagaggggctctggtaacactcctaggagcccttcaggctcatgagcataattataaaagttgatttcaaaaggaaggaggccatggatagcgaATATAAGAAggtcaccacagtcacggtgcctggatctatgagtaatgttcctGGTTTATGATGTTAGGTTTTTAGATTTCCTGTAAGAGATCCGTTCAGCATTAACTGATAAGAGTAGTACCTTTTATCAGCCTTACTAAATGCAGTGCCCAGCACTGGGGTATTACACTTTCATGTCCTGATAAGAGTAATGCCTGAAGTGGAACATCTTGTCCTGGTGACCTGACAATGCCGGGTCCCTGCTACATCGGCCCTGAACAGACAAAGCTCCCATCAACTCAGTTTAACGAGTGCTCAGACAACTATTCAAAAAAATAGTgttgggaattccggctcttcttagtgagctggctcattgaGCAATTCTGTGGTAAAAATTCCTCAAAGATCGCATGAAACACATCTATAGGTGCCACTTGGATAATCTCTGAGAAATGAGGAAAGATTTGGCGCAATtctgtggtaaaaaaaaatccataaaaatgacATGAAACACATCAGTAGGTGCCACCTGGAAAATCTGTGAGAAATAAGAAAATATTTGGTGCAATTCTGTGgtacaaaaactaaaaaatcACTTGAAACACATCTATATGTGCAGCCTGAAAATCTCTGTGAAATTAGCAAAGATTTGGCACAGTTCTGTGGTAAAAATTTCCATAAAAATGACATGAAACACATCAATAGGTGCCACTTGgaaaatctctgagaaatgaGGAAAGATTTTTGTGGAATTTTTATCACAGAATTGCACCAAATCACTTGAAACACATCTATAGGTGCCCACTGGAAAAGCTGTGAGAAATGATAAAAGATACGGtgcaattttgtaaaaaaattccacaaaaaTAATTTCAAACATATCTACAGGTAAAGCCTGGAAAATCTCTGATAAATTAGGAACAGTTCTGTggtaaaaaatcctaaaaaatcaCTTGAAACACATCTATAGGTGCCAAAATTGAAGTAAAGCAAAATATCTGCCTGTGATAGGAACATCTAAaatttataaatctttatttattattactatagAAAATGGCCCATAGCCAAGAAACCTTGCATTTGTAAC contains the following coding sequences:
- the LOC140120885 gene encoding uncharacterized protein is translated as MENHQPLTSPDGSSRRDPPERCPSPKDYQDIKEEPERCPSSPYSQEWPEIKQEVPPDHQESDGGSISGVLNPSSVSVDGVDGMSAFHGRLLSPKPEVEDIITTQDNSITPVITNLPSSLHSGDQSFDNPDTTKRTHTGEKPFSCSVCGKCFGKKSILREHLQIHTGERPFSCPECGKCFRKKSMLKEHLRTHTGEKLFSCSECGKGFQKKSRLQKHQIIHTGEKLFSCLKCGKSYRQISDLVDHQKVHAGEDPSKCSECGKYFNERYRLIEHQRIHTGEKPFSCTECGSSFRQNSAFLKHKKTHEKKPPCVCFQCGQYFRQRYDLLEHLQIHAGENAR